CTGCCGGGCACCGGGACCCCTTcgccccccccctttcccaccACCCCGGTCCCAGAGACCCCCTGGGAACGCTCCCCCACACCTCCGCTTCGCCCTTCCCGGacaccctcccccccgccccggacCCCCATTTCCCAGAACCGGGACCCAGAACTCCCCCACCCTGCCTCGGACCCCCTTCCTGCTCCCCCAGACCCTCCCCCAGATCTGCTTTCTTGGACACCGGGACCTCCCTGGCCCCCCCTTCCCGGGCACCCCGGGTCCCCCACCCCTTGGACCCCCTTGGACCCCCCTTTCCTTGATAGCAGGACCCCGCTGGGCTCCCCTTCCCAGGAACCAGGACCCCCCTCCCGCCCACAACTCTCTCCCCCAACATCTCCCCACCAGTCCCATCCCCCTGAAgctgtgttcccccccccccatcaccccaatctgctcccctgggacccccacccagccTCAGTGCCCACCCCTGGGACCCCTcacccctgcctccccccagccccactgccccccacctCTAACCACTCCCTGTGTCCCCACAGGATTCCACTCCCTGCGCTACTTCGACGTTGCCGTGTCAGAGCCCAGCCCGGGAGTGCCCCAGTTTATGGAAGTGGGGTACGTGGACGGGAACCTCATTGTACACTACGACAGCGAGACGGGGAGGATGGTGCCCCAGGCAGACTGGATGGCGGACAACCTGGACCAGCAGTACTGGGACAGAGAGACCCAGAGAGGACAGAGCAATCAGCAGATTGACCGCATCAACCTGGACACAGTGCGGAACCGCTACAACCAGAGCGGGAGTGAGTGTGGGGCTCTGGGGGGCTGAAACTCAGTAGCACAGCAGAGTTCCTCCCCGCTTCTCCAaggtcctgccctgccccacgCTGCTGCCCCGTGTTGTGCCGGCCCTTCCCTGCCTGGTGTCACTGGCAGAgggctcccagccgccctgtcccccagcccgagggggtcccggctgccctgtcccagccccacagtGCTTGGGATCCCCTGTCCTGGATCCAGGGGGGGCTTCTGGCCACCCCAGCCCAGCGCATcgccccaccacacacacacagtgccCAGGACCCCAGCCCAGGAGCGGCGGCCACGTCCCAGCCCCTCACCATCCCCACGGCAGTCGAGACCCCCAGAACCAGAGGGGCTCCCACCCCCAGTGTCCCAGGCCCTTGCCCACCCCATGGTGCTGAGGCCCCCATCCCAGAGCCAGAGgggcttccccccaccccatcccatctcCTTATCGTCCCCGACCCCAGCATTTGGGACCCGGCCCAGCCCCGTGCTGTCCCGgggtgccgtggggctgggtgccagcccagccaCGTCCTGGGTGCAGGGGGTCTGCGTCATGGCTTTACGTGACACTGTCCTGGGTTcggctgggagagagttaaattttacaggaacctgggaggtggggggcatggccggggcagctgacctgaactagccaaggagctattccataccatgggacatcatgctcagtatataaatggggagcggtCCGGGGGGAGTCCTCTTGAGTTTCGGTGGGGGAAAATGGCGGAGTGTCGAGTTCTGGGTGGGGaacagttgcactgtgcatcactcttttgtatattctttcattagtaccgttgttgttgtaactttttttttgtgttgtcccacCGTTAgctcaaccctcgaggttctgggttttttttgtttggggtttttttttcccttttctctcctctgtctcctccctATCGCACctgaggggggtgggaggagtgagcgagcggccgcgtggtcctttgttaccggctgggctggaACCACGACAGTCACCCCGAGTGCTGTGGGCCCCGGGCAGGATGGTGGGCAGCTCTCGTGCCGGTACCCAGTGCCCCCAAGGGTCATGCAGGGTTGGGGCGGGGGGCACTGCCGGGGGGTCCGTGCCCCACTGAaggcccagggctgcagcagcccctcaGCCCCATTTCCCTGGTCGTGTTTCAGGGGCTCAAACGCTGCAGCGCATGTACGGCTGTGACATCCTGGAGGACGGCAGCACCAGGGGGTATTGGCAGGACGCCTGCGATGGGAAGGATTTCATCGCCTTCGACATGGACACGATGACATTCACCGCGGCAGACGCGGCGGCACAAATCACCAAGAGGAAGTGGGAGGAGGACGGGAGTGAAGCTGAGCGGTGGAAGCACTACCTGAAGAACACCTGCATCGAGTGGCTGAGGAAATACGTGAGCTACGGGCAGGCCGTGCTGGAGAGGAAAGGTGAGGGCGAGACGGGGACCCTGGGGACGGGCTGCTGTGGGTGCGTGTGCCGGCTCTCAccgccaccccctccccagagcCCCCCGTGGTCCGAGTGTCAGGGAAGGAGGCCAGCGGGATCCTGACCTTGTACTGCCGCGCTTACGGCTTCTACCCGCGGCCCATCGGCGTCAGCTGGCTGAAGGACGGCGAGGTCAGGGACCAGGAGACCGAGCGGGGCGGCATCGCGCCCAACAGCGATGGCACCTACTACACCTGGGCCTCCATCGAGGCCCTTCCAGAGGAGAAGGACAAGTACCGGTGCCGCGTGGAGCACGCCAGCCTGCCCGAGCCCGGCCTCTTCGCGTGGGGTGAGCCCGGAGACCTTGGGCACGTGGAGCGGTGGTGGGCTGGGGTggttccccttcccctcctcacgGTCCTGCTCTCCCCCAGAGACGGAGTCCAACCTGTTCACCATCATCCTGGCGCTGGCTGTTGCCATCGTGCTTGTGGTCACCATCATCGCCGGATTCGCCTTCTGGAAGTACAAATCAGGTAAAGTGATGGGGCCGGCGAGGCAGAGGGGTGCgggaggaaggcaggggctGCGGGCCTGAGCTGCTGTGCTCTGGGGAGCTTCTGAGCTTGGTGGCCACAGTGGATGCTGatgcctctttctctctgcagggaggaagaagaagggtTATAACCCACCATCAGGTGAGTAGCGGCAGCAGGTCCGGATCCAGCCGCTGCCCAGTGCTGGGGCCGTCTTGTGGCTCAGGTTTCTGGCCGCTGCCAGCATTTCCCGATCCCCTGTCCTCCCCGTGCTGCCCCTCTTTAAATCCCCATAGTGGGGACATATGGAAGAGATCGTGTCTCCTCTCTGGTGCTCACGGCTCCATCCTACTCTCCCAGTGGCTGCAGCGTGGCCGCGGCTCCCGGGCCGGCTCCTGGCACGTGCACCGTGCCCGTAGCGAGCACGGGGCTGGCAGCTCACGGCTGTTTCTCCCTCACAGGCACGGCCGGCGGGGCTGACAGCTCAGCCACAGGTATGGCGTGGGACCAGGGGGGATGGACGGGGCACCCCAGCTCTTTGTGCTCCCCCGTGGGACCCACAGCCAGAGGAACACCAGCTGTGGGAGGGGGACACCAAGACCCCCAGAGCAGCGGGTTGGGGACAGGGAAGTGGCCCTGGGTGACACTGTCTCTTCCTCTCGTCCCTGCAGGGCTCACCGCCTAACTGCTCCACGAGGGGCCAGCGCGTGGTTGGatccagccccctgccctcTCGCCGGCTGGACGCAgagaggtgctggaggaggctgagagctgcctgcagagagaGCTTGTCACGCTGCGCTTGCCCACCCCTGGCTGTGGTGGTGGCTCTTCTGGGTGGGTGGACATCCTATTTTctgatacttttaaaattgaGAGCTGCAGTTATTACCAATGATGTTCTTTAATTTTGAGGTTACAACTGATTTCTTCCGCTTGTGTACATTTCCTGGCGTGCACAATAAATGCTGGTCCCCATCCTGTGTCGGGCTGTGTCTCCTCACGCGGTGACTGGGCTCCAGTGCATTCTCAGGTCGagctctgtgctggttttggctaggatagagttattttcttcatcACAGTCCAGCACGGTGCAATGTTTAGGATTTGTGACCAgaacagtgttggtaacacagcGATGGATGTGAACAGTGTTGGCACAGCATCgaggccttctctgtttctcacttgGCTCCCCCGGTGCATAGATGGGGGATGCGCAAGCTGCTGAGAGGGGACACAACCAGGCAGATGACCCAAACTAACAAGAGAGATTGCAGGCTGTATCGTGTCATACTCAatgataaaaagggaaaagagggtGTTGAGGGGGACTGCCCAGCTTTTCCTCAGGAACTGGCTGGGTATTGGTGTCCCTACAGTGGAGGTGGCCAGCTCTGAAGCCACGCAGGCAGGCACCGAGAAGAGGATCTCCTGGTCTGAGGCCACACAGACAGGCATGGAGACAAACGTCTCCCGGTTTGAGGCCATGCAAACGGTCACTGCGACTAAACCAGGGGCTCCACTCTGAACTGTCATAGCTGCTCTTGCAGTCAAGGGGTCCCAGTGAAGTCCACACAGTGGACTCTTCCCCTGAGAGGGGGCAGAGGCAGAACGACCTGGTCCCTATCCCTGAGCGGGCTGCGAGATACAGGGAACGGTTGTGTCTGTCAGCCAGGTGATGACATTCGCTCCCTGGttgctccgatgctgggatgGTGGGGCTGACAGGCTGGAActagaaggtagggaagcccAGCAGCTGGGATCCATTGCTAGGGACTGTGGGCTTGATGGATGGGAAGAGGGGCAGCCACCCGTCACGTCTGGAGGTGGCTCTTACTGAGTGTGAAAGCAAAGTCTCCACTCAAGGAAGATCCTGTAACCCAGCGAGGTCAGTGGTCTACCAGAGAGGAACATACCCGGTACCTGAGGGTGTTTGCAGTGGTCCACAGTGACCTGGGCAAGAATTGCTCCCCCAAAGATCAGGATGACTTCCAGTGCACGAGGTCTGCATGGCGGATGCTTGTACGGAGCGCATCGATGTGCACCAGCAACCCAGCCGTGGTGGACTGGGTAGACTTGGAGGCTCCAACTGCCCATGGACTGGtctgccagctgcagcaatTCAAGGAGGACCTCTGTTCCCCCTCGCCACCATGGGTTTTTGTCTCAGCTGTGGACAAACTGTTCCCCAAGGTCCGGCCACTCGAAGAGAAGGTGGAGAATCTCCCTCCTTGCACCTAGAGGCCAGCATCTCGGCTACCAGGAGCCTGCTCAACGCAACGGGGCCGTGGGCGCACACCATGTGCCACCCGGGAGGGTTCTGTCTGCGTGATCGTGGGGAGGACACGAGGAAGGGGGACCCCATGGGCAAGAATTGTGGGGGAAAAACAGTGGCAAAAAAGGGACCATCCAGGAAGATGGCTGCTCCGGTGGCTGTCGAGCAATTCCCGAGGTACAGTAGATGGGCTGAGGACACCTCTCCTCCTTCTGATCCTGATCCAGTGGACTTATGTCCACATGGGGTCGACCGTCACACCCAGTACCATGGAAGGACCATGCTGGACCACCGTAGGATCGTGCCTGTGACTAGTTCTGGCAACGGAGCCTGGACGAGAGAGACGTGGGCTCCTCTTGGGGTGAAAAGGGTTTTGGTTTGGAGTTGCAGGAGTCAGGTGACGAATGCTCTGATCAGGACGAGGGGTCCTGtccccagctgggcaggggaaagGGACAAAGagattcgatggcctggcacatcagccCCCTGACTTGGAAGGAAGATACTTCAAGGGAGTGAAGATACTTCAGGGATCCACAGAGGCACCGGTGGGCCACTGTAGATACAGAGATGTatcccaggtggccaaggcagccaagagcatcctggcttgtgtcagaaatggcgtggccagcaggactagggaagtgctcgtccccctgtacttggcactggtgaggccgcacctcgagtcctgtgtgcggttttgggcccctcactacaagaaggACATGAGGTGCTGGGTGCTGAgtccaccacttccctgggcagcctgttccagtgcctgacaaccctttcagtgaagacgTTTCTCCTAAAATCCAttctaaaccttccctggtgcaacttgaggccatttcctcttgtcccaTCTCACCTTGAACGCTCCCAAAGACGGGGTGTCCACGActcctctgggcaacctggtccagcacctcaccaccctcatcatgaaacatttcttttgtccaAACGTGTCTTGTGTCTCTTCCAGTTTCAAACCACGGCgcttgtcctgtcactacaggccttggtgAGAAGTCTCTCTCCACCTTTCATCTTTCGAGGGGCGCTGCAGAAGTCAAAGCCACCCAGCTGGCCCTCGAGCTTGCTGCCTGAGAAACGTGGCCCGTTCTCTGTCTCCCTACTGACTAGTAGAGGGTGGCCAATGGCCTGTGGGGTGGCTGCAGCGATGGTCGCAGAGGTAAACCCCTCTGGGCTGCTGCATTACGGCGGCAGGACCTTGCTGCCTGGGTAGAGCCCCATCACGTCGATGTCCGAGAGCCACGTCCCTGGAGAACATCAACGCAAGGACCGAGTAGACCAGGCGGCAAAAAATGGGAGTGGTTCAGGTAGACCTGGACTGGGAACATCATCGTGAGCTGTTCACAGCTTGGGGGGTGCGTGGGACATTGAGACAACTTATGGGTGGGCTTGTGATGGAGGGTTGGCCCTGACCCGAGCACTGCAGCCATCGCTCGGGTCCTTCATCGCCATGAACAATGCGCCGGCCTCAAGCGAGTGAAGCCTCTGTGGTCTAACGGGCAGTTGGCTGCGCTGTCACGAGGGGGAGGCCGGCAGATTAATTATCTCACACCGAGGCCAGCGCCACGCGCTTCCCATAGTGACAGTGACAACCGGAGGGTGAGCGCATGGCTTCGGTACCCAAGACTCCACAGCCGGGCCAGGCGGCTCCCCCATCCCTTCACTCCAGCCAGCTCCTCTCTGGAGCAAATCTGCTTTATTTCGTACAAATTTCTGTCCCAACAGGGGCAGagcctccctccccccacccctggccACCCCATTGCTGCCCCTATCCCTGCACCCCCCATGCCTGCAGCCctttccaccccccaccccgcttCCGCAGCTCCAGGGTCCCCCAACACATCCTGGCTACAAACAGGAGAATTTATTTCAACCTCTGTGtcctccagccagctctgctgctcagcagcctTGCTGGCACCCGGTGGCAGCCCGGTCACCGTCACGCAACAGGGATATGGCAGGGTGCCCAGCCTGGCACCCGTGCTCCCCATCACAGCTGTCACGGTCGCTTGTCACAGCTTTCggcgtccccatccctgctctcactgtccctgtcctggtttgcggtgtccccatccctgctcttGGTGTCCCCAGCCCATGTCTTAGTGTCCCCGTCCTGGCTCccactgtccccatcccctggtgtccccatcccctgatgtccccatcccttggtgtccccatccctcggtgtccccatccctcggTGTCCCCACCCCTTGGTGTCCCCGTCCCTtggtgtccccgtccccagctcctgctgtccgtccccctccttccccgtGGCCCCGTCCCCCGCTGTCCCCCCTTGTCCCCCGCCCTGCAGCAGGCACCAGGAGCGGCTGCCGGGGCGCAGGAGCTCCTCGGGGGACTCCAGCTCGCGCAGTCGTCCCCCCTCCAGCACGGCCACCCGCTGCGCCCGCAC
Above is a genomic segment from Buteo buteo chromosome 32, bButBut1.hap1.1, whole genome shotgun sequence containing:
- the LOC142026326 gene encoding class I histocompatibility antigen, F10 alpha chain-like, whose amino-acid sequence is MGPRPGPGPGPGPGLGLGLGLGLLLGVLVGAASGFHSLRYFDVAVSEPSPGVPQFMEVGYVDGNLIVHYDSETGRMVPQADWMADNLDQQYWDRETQRGQSNQQIDRINLDTVRNRYNQSGRAQTLQRMYGCDILEDGSTRGYWQDACDGKDFIAFDMDTMTFTAADAAAQITKRKWEEDGSEAERWKHYLKNTCIEWLRKYVSYGQAVLERKEPPVVRVSGKEASGILTLYCRAYGFYPRPIGVSWLKDGEVRDQETERGGIAPNSDGTYYTWASIEALPEEKDKYRCRVEHASLPEPGLFAWETESNLFTIILALAVAIVLVVTIIAGFAFWKYKSGRKKKGYNPPSGTAGGADSSATGLTA